In Gadus chalcogrammus isolate NIFS_2021 chromosome 1, NIFS_Gcha_1.0, whole genome shotgun sequence, one DNA window encodes the following:
- the si:dkey-109j17.5 gene encoding zinc finger BED domain-containing protein 4 — MASVSKVSILDYFNIVFEGENGKIESNCKACGTRIQAKRSVTSNFVTHLKRKHQAMYDEFVKRKDMKREAYSSGSLHSFNANGGTPRYSHPASTGGGGAQIVGGVGTLEGAVGGGGGGVSKFDRHDPRQVLISEAIAKMMVRDLQPAYTVENPGFRELLQLLEPRYTPEPRQYFQNQLLPAYAYQAQLATRQALASALALSLSLDLWSSLSGGKSGYLGVTCHFLTCEWQMRSALLACLPLGRTGSGGGHVLAEFEEVCHAHGVSGKAFRVVAEPFPALTPPARTSCLPGFNIAGGGIGGLEQEADDAAPGGGDDDPEEVGGRNGHGEGREDGEGEQGLGASRVDCFSDSLDRCVGEGLHSCPQLRSTLAKAACFYNYITSAVPPEKLRQVLDGPGGVSGKPGSFLPDIKDWASQLKVLRQLLDSVEFLEELSGRGELALCDEERAQLRELIDTLEPFTEAWDMIHWDRPTERHVSISLALPCVLGLRKHLSETSTPHCPSLLAGLAQAVERRLAPILEDPLYISVTTLDPQFKLTWSSNPDWHRQVLLEELSKHAPPSLSVHPPAATEIHSQPPGSSPAASPISSLSRPCKLFSFIKQRPTMQAKSLEQELAGYLREEPTDEDPLHYWRRKAIDFPLLAQVAKRTFTIPASSTVVSSIFTTARQNLQLERGCVLPKHLETLIYLKANYRLLWT, encoded by the exons ATGGCGTCAGTGTCAAAGGTATCAATTTTGGATTACTTTAATATAGTCTTCGAAGGCGAAAATGGCAAGATCGAGTCCAACTGCAAGGCTTGTGGCACGAGAATTCAGGCGAAGCGAAGTGTCACGTCCAACTTCGTAACGCATCTCAAG cgtAAGCACCAGGCTATGTATGATGAGTTTGTCAAAAGGAAAGACATGAAGAGGGAGGCTTACTCCTCTGGGTCGCTGCACAGCTTCAATGCCAACGGTGGGACCCCTCGCTACAGCCACCCTGCCAGcactggaggaggcggagcgcaGATAGTCGGAGGAGTAGGGACCTTAGAGGGAGCagttggagggggaggtggaggggtgtCCAAGTTCGACAGACATGATCCACGCCAG gTGCTCATCTCGGAGGCCATCGCTAAGATGATGGTGCGTGACCTGCAGCCAGCGTACACGGTGGAGAACCCGGGTTTCAGGGAGCTCCTGCAGCTGCTGGAGCCGCGCTACACCCCTGAGCCCCGGCAATACTTCCAGAACCAGCTGCTGCCTGCCTACGCCTACCAGGCCCAGCTGGCCACGCGACAAGCCCTGGCCTCGGCGCTGGCCCTGAGCCTGAGCCTGGACCTCTGGAGCAGCCTCTCTGGTGGGAAGTCAGG GTACCTGGGGGTCACCTGCCACTTCCTCACCTGTGAATGGCAGATGCGATCAGCCCTTCTGGCGTGCCTTCCCCTCGGCAGGACGGGGTCTGGGGGCGGTCACGTGCTGGCTGAATTCGAGGAGGTGTGTCACGCGCACGGGGTGTCCGGTAAGGCGTTCCGCGTGGTGGCCGAACCCTTTCCCGCCCTAACGCCCCCAGCCAGGACCTCCTGCCTTCCCGGGTTTAACATCGCCGGCGGCGGCATCGGCGGGCTGGAGCAGGAGGCGGACGACGCGGCGCCCGGCGGTGGCGACGACGACCCGGAGGAGGTGGGCGGCAGGAACGGGCACGGCGAGGGgcgggaggacggggagggggagcagggccTGGGGGCGTCCCGGGTGGACTGCTTCTCCGACTCGCTGGACCGCTGCGTGGGGGAGGGGCTGCACTCCTGCCCCCAGCTGCGCTCCACCCTGGCCAAGGCCGCCTGCTTCTACAACTACATCACCTCCGCCGTGCCGCCGGAGAAACTCAGGCAGGTGCTGGACGGGCCAGGGGGCGTGTCCGGGAAACCGGGCAGCTTCCTGCCCGATATCAAGGACTGGGCGTCTCAGCTTAAG GTCCTCCGTCAGCTGCTGGACTCGGTGGAGTTCCTGGAGGAGCTGAGCGGGCGCGGGGAGCTGGCGCTGTGCGACGAGGAGAGGGCCCAGCTGAGGGAGCTCATCGACACGTTGGAGCCCTTCACCGAGGCCTGGGACATGATCCACTGGGACAGGCCGACGGAACGACACGTCTCCATCAGCCTGGCCCTGCCCTGCGTCCTGGGCCTGCGCAAGCACCTCTCCGAGACCTCCACCCCCCACTGCCCCTCTCTCCTGGCGGGCTTGGCGCAGGCCGTGGAGCGGCGCCTCGCCCCCATCCTGGAGGATCCCCTCTACATCAGCGTCACCACGCTGGACCCCCAGTTCAAGCTCACCTGGAGCAGCAACCCGGACTGGCACAGGCAGGTcctcctggaggagctgagcaAGCATGCCCCGCCCTCCCTGTCCGTccacccccccgccgccacggAGATCCACTCCCAGCCGCCCGGGTCCTCCCCGGCTGCGTCGCCCATCTCCTCGCTGTCGCGGCCGTGCAAGCTGTTCTCCTTCATCAAGCAGAGACCCACCATGcaggccaagagcctggagcaggAGCTGGCGGGCTACCTGCGCGAGGAGCCCACCGACGAGGACCCCTTGCACTACTGGAGACGGAAGGCCATCGACTTTCCCCTGTTGGCCCAAGTGGCCAAGAGGACCTTCACCATACCGGCCAGTAGCACGGTAGTGTCCAGCATTTTCACCACTGCCAGGCAAAATCTACAGCTGGAGAGGGGTTGTGTGCTACCGAAACACTTGGAGACGCTCATCTACCTCAAAGCAAATTACAGATTGTTATGGACTTAG